The genomic stretch TCATACGGTAGAAATTGTTTTATCGGGTGGCTTTAAAGAGCTTGATATAGGGGGCTGGAAGCCAGGTGATAAAGCAGCAACCAAAATCCAAGCTGCGCTACGTTATTACAAATTAACTATTGGAAGCGAAGTACTGGCTGAAGTTGATGTTGTCAACATGAAGCGTATTATCAATGGCAAAGATAAGTTGAAAGATATTCGAAAAGCCATTGGTTTAAGTTAACAATTAAATTATTTGTTATACCTCACACGACAGGTATATCTTTACCCCTTCTTTGGTGATGATGTCGCAAGAGCTGGTTTTAACTCCCTCTCCCTCTGGGAGAGGATTGGGGTGAGGGTATATTTATTTAAGATAGCTTCTACGCAGAACAGCCAGCACTTTTATTTCAATTAAAGTTGCTGTCGCTAGTTTTGCAGTAGCAAACTAGCCCCTCATCCTAACCTTCTCACCCATGGGGGAGAAGGAACTTGGTTCTGAGTCCTCTCCCTGAGGGAGGGGTTAGAAATTTAAAAACTATCACAAATTTTTAAGGTAAAAAAATGAAAACAAAAATCGAACTAGCATATCCAATCACAACAGAAGGCGTTGAGGTTGATACTATTTACCTGCGCCGTCCACGTGCTAAAGATTTAAAACGAATGGAAGACTCTAAAGGTGGTGATATTACTAAGTCTATTGAATTAATTGCTGACTTGGCTGAACTAGCACCATCAGCGATAGAGGATCTAGATGCTGCGGACTTTCAAAAAGTAAATGAAGTGGTTGCTGATTTTTTAGGTCAACGGTAATTCCTGCTGATATCCATGGTGTATTAGCTGATCTGGCGGTGGTGTTTCATTGGCCACCCTCAGAATTATGGGAGCTGGAATTATCTGACTTGATGATATGGCACAAAAAAGCAAAGGAACGAACAGCACAGGAATATAACAATGACTGATGCAGTAACATCCACATTAAATCAACTCTTTGAAAACAATATTGCAGCAGTCAATAAACAAGCACAAGCTGCTTCGAATAGTTTATCGAAGGGGTTAAATAATAGTTTTCAATCGATCAATAGAACATTAGAAACTAAGTTACCAAAAGTAAGTCAAACAATTGCTGAAACACTTAATCTGCAAGATAAGCTAGTACAAAATTCACTAGAAGACATTTGGCAGGCATCTGGCGGAGTAAATAATTTATTAACTAATACCACTTCCGCTTTAAGCAGTGTAAAAGATGCATTAATTGACTCCGTGACTAATGACATTGGTCCAGCGCTACTTGATAATGCGCAAGAAGGCATAGCAACGAGTATTGCTGATAAACTAAGTATTAATACAGAAGTTGTAAATAGTTTTGTTGGTGATGTTAGACAAGCGATTGGTAACCCATTTGATCTGACAGAAAATTTTTCTGCGGTAGGTGAAAATCTGCAAAATGCTTTATCTGGAGATTCTGCTATTAGTTTATTGCAGTCTTTAGGTGATGCGCATTTACCTAAAGTTGGGCAGTCAATAGCCAATGCGTTAAGTTTGGATGAAAGCCTAGTAACCGGATCACTGGAAAGCATCTGGCAGGCATCTGGAGGGGTAGATAATTTAGTTAATAACTTTGAAGGCGCTTTCAGTGCAATCAAAGCAACGGCATATAATGAGCTGAAAGATGTTATTACGCCAGCACTATTAGATAATGCACAAGAAAATTTATCTAATGCTATTGCTAATAAATTTAATGTTAATGCTGGTTTGGTCAATAGCTTTGTAGGTGATATTCGACAGGCTATTGGTAACCCTTTTGAACTGAGTGACAACTTAGCTAATGTTAGAGGTGCCATTGTAGAGCTGGGTCAGCAACACTTAGCAAGTTATGGTAAATCTTTAGCTAATAATACAGCTGCGTTAGTGAGCCGTAGAGCAAATCTGGTAAAGAATACCTTTGCTACTCAAGGCTTTTCAGCTGGAGTAAAATCATTAACCAGGCAATTTAGGTTGCTTAGTCGATTAGGCGTTTTAAAATTTAAAAGAACACTATCAACATTGGTTGGAGGAATTCGCCTAGCAACTGCACAATTCTGGTTATTTAATGCTTCTATTTTGGCAAACCCACTGGTAGCAATAATTGCAGGTATTGTTGCAGCTGTAGCTGTTGTTGGCGCGATTATCTATAAATACTGGGAACCTATTAAAGCTTTTATGTCAAGTATGTTTGATGGCTTGATTAGTGCACTTGGGCCTGTTAGACAAGCTTTAGCACCTGTTTTCTCAGCTCTAGAACCTATTTTTTCAGGTATTGGCTCTGCTATTAATTGGATTGTTGATGCTTTTAGTAATTTATTTACGCCAGTTCAGTCCACTGCAGCAGAATTAGCTGCATTTGGTTCTATAGGTGAAAGTGTGGGTAATGTACTGGGTGCAGTATTTGCCTTTTTATTAACACCAATTGCATTAGTTGCTGAAGGTATTGGTTGGTTGGGTGATAAGGTTTCTGCATTTGCTGATTTTGCTGGTGATTTACTTGGTGGGATAGTAAGCTTTTTTGGTGGTGGAGATGAAGACGAAGGAGAGGAGAAGAGAAAATCAGCTAAAAAAATAGCTAAAAAAGAACAACAGGCTAAACAGCGAATTAAAACGGTAGCTTCTCAAGTGACTACCGTTAGTACCTCTGCAGCAGGTAATGTAGTAGACTTAAATAACTATCGAGTTGCGCAATCGAGTAATCGTACTCAGCGTGCATCGTTATCAAGTAATCAAAGTATTAGAAGCATTCATCCTCAACGACAGAATGTAGTGCCAATTAGATCTCAGGTCACTAAAAGTAATGTCGCAGTCAATGCACCGATTACGATTAATGCTACGGCTAACCAAAATCCACAAGTAATAGCAGCAATGGTGAAAGTAGAGCTTGATAAACGAGAACAGCAAGCACAATTAAAACAGCGAGGGGCGCTCTATGACATCGGCTAATATAGAACAAAGCCTGGTAATGATGACTTTGTCACGCCCAGGTACCAAGGCAGGGTATTTTCATTTTTCGATATCGACAGCCGCTTATGATGATTTAACGATTACAGATAGTTATCGCTGGGCTACACAGGATAGGATTAGCTATTTACCTGCTACTCAATATTTGGGACCAGGACTAACAACAATTTCACTCAAAGGTATCATTTATACTCAACTTAATAAAAACAGTTATTTTTTACTGGATAAGTTACGAAACCTAGCGGGTAAAGGAGAGCCTTTTTTGCTGAGTTCTGGCACTGGAAAAATACAAGGTCTTTATTTAATTGAGTCTATAACTGACCAGCAAAACTTCTTTTTTTCTGATGGTTTGCCAAGAAAAATAAATTTTACTATTAATTTGAAACAATTTGGAGGAGTAGTGTGTCGACAACCGATAACAGTGAAGTCTCAACAACAAACGACGTTGAATTACCAGAGCGACAGCAAGAGAAAGAACAGCAGTTACAAGTCTGGCGAGAGCAGCAGGAAAAATACGCCGAGCAAGCAAGGCAACAAGGAAAAGCTGTTTACCGGACGAGTGGGGGAGAAACCGCCGATTGGATTGCATGGCAGCTCTTCCAAGAAACCCGCTATATCACGGAATCTATTTACGAAGAAAACCCGGGGTTAGCAAACTTAGGAGTATATTTACCAGAAAATATACCCGTTATACTACCGACAGTTGAGCTGCAAGAAAATAATGCTGATCAGGTGGTGCTATGGCAATAAAGCCTGTTTATACATT from Spartinivicinus poritis encodes the following:
- a CDS encoding phage tail assembly protein, which translates into the protein MKTKIELAYPITTEGVEVDTIYLRRPRAKDLKRMEDSKGGDITKSIELIADLAELAPSAIEDLDAADFQKVNEVVADFLGQR
- a CDS encoding GpE family phage tail protein, encoding MAVVFHWPPSELWELELSDLMIWHKKAKERTAQEYNND
- a CDS encoding tail protein X, giving the protein MSTTDNSEVSTTNDVELPERQQEKEQQLQVWREQQEKYAEQARQQGKAVYRTSGGETADWIAWQLFQETRYITESIYEENPGLANLGVYLPENIPVILPTVELQENNADQVVLWQ